One genomic region from Myxocyprinus asiaticus isolate MX2 ecotype Aquarium Trade chromosome 27, UBuf_Myxa_2, whole genome shotgun sequence encodes:
- the LOC127417900 gene encoding magnesium transporter NIPA2-like translates to MDSDVAYRSDFYIGLALAVSSTIFIGCSFILKKKGLLRLAKKGSTRAGQGGYAYLKEWLWWAGLISMGIGEAANFAAYAFAPATLVTPLGALSVLVSAVLSSYFLSERLNIHGKIGCLLCIFGSTVMVIHAPQEEEVASLSAMAEKLKDPGFIVFAVCIVVISLALIFLVAPRYGQKNVLVYILICSVIGSLSVSCVKGLGIGIKELFAGTAVLKEPLFWSLLICLIICISIQISYLNKALDIFNTSLVTPIYYVFFTTSVMACSAILFKEWLRMSTDGAAGTVSGFLTIIIGIFLLHAFKDIKFSLDSLPLYLHLRPQGRTRSQPYIALPTDERNTEDESNPTKEKSTKDFLPESSDRKSNGTFIT, encoded by the exons ATGGATTCTGATGTTGCTTACCGCTCTGACTTCTACATTGGTTTGGCACTTGCTGTGAGCTCCACTATCTTCATTGGCTGCAGTTTTATACTGAAAAAGAAAGGCCTTTTACGACTCGCAAAAAAGGGCTCTACTAGAGCAG GTCAAGGTGGATATGCCTACCTGAAAGAATGGTTGTGGTGGGCAGGGCTTATATCAA TGGGAATAGGCGAGGCAGCAAATTTTGCAGCATATGCATTCGCGCCTGCCACATTGGTAACACCTTTGGGAGCATTGAGTGTTTTGGTCAG tgctgtgcTTTCCTCATATTTCCTGAGTGAGCGGCTAAATATCCATGGGAAAATTGGCTGCTTGCTGTGCATCTTCGGTTCCACGGTAATGGTGATTCACGCTCCACAAGAGGAAGAGGTTGCATCCTTGAGTGCAATGGCAGAGAAACTCAAAGACCCAG GATTTATTGTTTTTGCTGTCTGCATTGTCGTGATCAGTCTGGCCCTGATCTTCCTTGTCGCACCTCGTTATGGTCAGAAGAATGTGCTGGTGTACATCCTCAtctgctctgtgattggttcactatctgtttcctgtgtgaagGGCCTTGGCATTGGTATCAAAGAGCTGTTCGCTGGAACAGCAGTTCTGAAAGAGCCACTGTTCTGGTCCCTGCTCATATGTCTAATCATCTGTATCAGTATTCAAATAAGCTACCTTAATAAGGCTCTCGACATCTTCAACACCTCTTTAGTTACACCTATTTATTATGTCTTCTTTACAACATCCGTCATGGCATGTTCAGCCATCTTGTTTAAAGAGTGGCTTCGCATGTCTACTGATGGGGCTGCTGGGACTGTTAGTGGCTTTCTAACCATCATCATTGGCATCTTTCTTCTCCATGCTTTCAAGGACATCAAGTTTAGCTTGGACTCTCTTCCTCTTTATCTGCACCTTAGACCTCAAGGAAGGACAAGGAGCCAACCGTACATTGCTCTGCCAACCGATGAGAGAAATACTGAGGACGAAAGCAATCCGACTAAGGAAAAAAGTACAAAGGACTTTCTTCCTGAGAGTTCAGACAGAAAGAGCAATGGCACATTTATTACCTAG